Part of the Aquimarina sp. MAR_2010_214 genome is shown below.
TAACAACTTTTTCTACAATAAAAACCGATTACGATTCTCATTAAGTACTAACGGAACTCTGGGGAATAAAAGAGAAGATGAAGAAATAGACGTGCTATATCTAGATAGGCAATGGTTATCAGATGCAGACGGAAAAGCGCGTAGAGATAATATTTCTGGTCGTTTATCTATTGATTATGACATCACAGATAAAACGACTATTGGTGCGCAATATCTTGGAAACTATAGTACTCCTGATTATGATATATTAGCAACTACTCAGATTTTTAATGCAACCAGTCAAATAGATTCTATACTCATTAATAATAGTTTTTCTGGTAGAAACGTAAATAGCCACCTCTATAATGCACATATAACTACAATACTGGACACTTTGGACAGAAAAGTATCTCTTGATCTTGATTACTTTGATTATGACAATGAATTAAAACAAAATGATTTGGTGAATAGTTTTTCTCCAAATAATGATTTTCTCGGAATTAATCTACAATCAGAAAATTTAGGAAATCAACGTATTGATAATGTTAGTTTAAAAGTAGATGTAGAACATCCTTTTTCAAACATCAATATCAATTATGGTGGTAAAATCAGTTTTATAAAAACAATAAATAATCTACAAAACTTTACAATACAAACTGCAGCTCCTTTATTTAACCCTAATTCATCGAATGAGTTTGAATACACAGAAAATATACAGGCAGCATATGTAAACGGATCAAAAAAAATAGGAGATCATTGGGAGTTTCAGGCTGGTTTACGATTAGAAAACACAAATACAGAAGGGTTTTCTAAAACTTTAAATCAAAAAAACACCAATCAATATTTAAAATTATTCCCTACTGCTTATATATCATATCAAAAAAACGATAATCATACATTTTCTTTTAATTATGGAAAACGAATTAACCGACCAAGTTTCCGAAATTTGAATCCATTTAGAATCTACATCAACAGTAATGCTTTTTCTGAAGGAAACCCATTTCTACAACCTTCATTTACCGATAATTTTGAATTTAATCATACCTATAAAGGTAAATTAACTACAAATGCATTTTTTAATATTAGATCTGATGGTTTCGGAACCATATTCAGTGCAGATGAAGAAACTGAAGTTCAATCGATTATTAGAGCAAATTACTATACAAATTATAATTGGGGAGTTGGAGAAATCTATTCGTTTGATACATTTTCCTGGTGGAAAAGTCAAAATCAAGTTTATCTTTTTGGTAGCAAAACAGTTATTGATGATAATGTAATTGCTGTCCCTCAAAATGGTATTCAGCTATATCTAGCTACAAATAACACTTTTTCATTAGGCAAAAACACCAAGCTGCAAGCTAATTTTTGGTATAGATCACCTGGTAAGTTTGTCCTATTTGATATTAGTGAATCTTATAGTTTCGATTTAGCAATAAAACAAAGTATGTTTAAAGATAAGGTACAACTTTCTTTAGCTGTAAATGATATTTTTGATAAAGCAAATGACGGAAAATTAATTTCTATAGTAAATGATGTGAAAACTGCCTATGCACAAAATTATAGCACTCGTTTTGCCAGAATATCAATCTCCTATAGTTTTGGAAATTCTAAAATAAAGAATGAGCAACGTAATTTTGGAAATGATGAAGAAAGAAACAGAAGTAATTAATGAGTACATCTTCCTATCGTACCATTTTTCATCAACTCATTCAAAATCAATAATGTTGTTGGATCTCCATGTTGCGCTAAACGATTGATAACTTCTTCAAGATGTTTACTGTCCTTTACATGAAACTTCATAATTAAACAGTCTTTTCCGGTGACTCTGGTGCATTCTACCATTTCAGGATACGCATCCGCATCCAGTGCATCGGTAAAAGACTGAAAATTTATTCTATTTACACTCATCATAATGAATGCAGAAAGAGACCATCCCAGTTTAGCGGGATTTACCTGCATTGTATATCCTGTAATCACTTCTGTATCTTCCATACGTTGTACTCGTTCTGCAACGGCAGATGGAGAAAGCCCCACTACTCTACCTATGTGAGCAAATGGTAAGCGTGCATTTTTTTGTAATAGCTCTAAAATCTTCCAGTCTAAATCGTCTTTCACCATAATCATTGGTTTTTAGCCATAATTAAGATACATTCTCTAGAAAAAACAAAGATAAACCAATGATTTGTTTTCTCGGTCTCCTTTCTTTCGTATAATTTTGAATCAAAATCTAATACAATCCTATGTTTGGTATTCTTAATTTTGGGACCTT
Proteins encoded:
- a CDS encoding TonB-dependent receptor domain-containing protein; its protein translation is MRSIFISLLFLCPFLCFSQLEIKGKVISKTETIAFANVILSTPGSDGTVITGAITDENGNFTLMAKEGTYTLAIRFMGYTEWKKGIVLDSVVDLGNITLDSSTTSLDEVVITKTKKVIERKPDRLIFNVENSIAASGGDAMDALKVAPGIAIQNNSITMIGRGQSRVMIDGRLLQLSGEELVDFLASIAADDIKKIEIITNPPAQYEAAGNGGLINILYKRGARNSWKNNTSLAYNQNKYQFTTLRNNFFYNKNRLRFSLSTNGTLGNKREDEEIDVLYLDRQWLSDADGKARRDNISGRLSIDYDITDKTTIGAQYLGNYSTPDYDILATTQIFNATSQIDSILINNSFSGRNVNSHLYNAHITTILDTLDRKVSLDLDYFDYDNELKQNDLVNSFSPNNDFLGINLQSENLGNQRIDNVSLKVDVEHPFSNININYGGKISFIKTINNLQNFTIQTAAPLFNPNSSNEFEYTENIQAAYVNGSKKIGDHWEFQAGLRLENTNTEGFSKTLNQKNTNQYLKLFPTAYISYQKNDNHTFSFNYGKRINRPSFRNLNPFRIYINSNAFSEGNPFLQPSFTDNFEFNHTYKGKLTTNAFFNIRSDGFGTIFSADEETEVQSIIRANYYTNYNWGVGEIYSFDTFSWWKSQNQVYLFGSKTVIDDNVIAVPQNGIQLYLATNNTFSLGKNTKLQANFWYRSPGKFVLFDISESYSFDLAIKQSMFKDKVQLSLAVNDIFDKANDGKLISIVNDVKTAYAQNYSTRFARISISYSFGNSKIKNEQRNFGNDEERNRSN
- a CDS encoding Lrp/AsnC family transcriptional regulator, giving the protein MVKDDLDWKILELLQKNARLPFAHIGRVVGLSPSAVAERVQRMEDTEVITGYTMQVNPAKLGWSLSAFIMMSVNRINFQSFTDALDADAYPEMVECTRVTGKDCLIMKFHVKDSKHLEEVINRLAQHGDPTTLLILNELMKNGTIGRCTH